The Methylomonas montana genome has a window encoding:
- a CDS encoding ATP-binding protein: MTKAPPLAESLNLKPPNQRQPLAALVRVGLAEFWTQMMPGDTELSEQLLQQAAQQLNMETAPSWTQMRDAAAGQLYTLPGPFGQWLREQHIDLPQAYLLALVGSAETDYLTTLTLSELQAPNPGNRLAVHLALSMLDELFGAGTTLDALDLHSMALVQQQVLLLEGSGPLSLRQLRIEPALWSVLCGRPAIWPGCRIVALADRELLPLRIRRQLPHLATLLAKGEVRGLAIRGNSGGGRRALAAELAGLLGLNAIEVPGELWQQQPALPLACQLAGWLPVIKVHVAAGESWQLPAIHPNIPHVVVLGMTDAIAGQDMLEVEMGVPDEAERQQLWARYLDQPELARRAASALLSGPVIQKVARNAVLRAEQSRAALNAEHIAQARRDLGAERLRLLAEPVRRRVEREAVVFPPLVEQYLHDFIARAHSRESLWESLGVTLQASRNAGLRALFVGDSGTGKTLAASYVATALGAPLYRVDLAAIMNKYVGESEKNLGTLLDLAAAADALLLFDEADSLFGRRTDAQQSGERYANMLTNFLLTRIENHPGITILTTNSRERIDNAFTRRLDAIVDFPLPGFQERLDLWRSHLGQRSPDESLCRTLASYCDISGGQIRNVVLTAAGCSPADQPIGIGPLLSALQREYQKLGRNPPAQLKQLRS; this comes from the coding sequence ATGACTAAAGCGCCGCCCCTGGCCGAATCGCTCAACCTGAAACCGCCTAACCAGCGCCAGCCGTTGGCGGCCTTGGTGCGGGTCGGCCTGGCGGAGTTCTGGACGCAGATGATGCCGGGCGATACCGAATTGTCCGAGCAATTGCTGCAACAAGCCGCCCAACAGCTCAATATGGAAACTGCGCCGAGCTGGACACAGATGCGCGATGCTGCGGCCGGGCAACTCTATACCTTGCCCGGCCCGTTCGGGCAGTGGCTGCGCGAGCAGCACATCGACTTACCGCAAGCCTATTTACTGGCTTTGGTCGGCAGCGCCGAGACCGATTATCTGACGACGTTGACCTTGAGCGAATTGCAGGCCCCCAATCCCGGTAACCGGCTGGCCGTGCATCTGGCCCTGAGCATGCTGGACGAATTGTTTGGCGCCGGTACTACGCTGGATGCATTGGATTTGCACAGTATGGCGCTGGTGCAACAGCAGGTGTTGCTATTGGAAGGCAGCGGGCCGCTATCATTACGGCAGTTGCGGATCGAGCCGGCCCTGTGGTCGGTCCTGTGCGGTCGGCCGGCAATTTGGCCCGGCTGTCGGATCGTGGCCTTGGCGGACAGGGAATTGCTGCCGCTACGGATACGCCGGCAGCTGCCGCATCTGGCTACCTTACTGGCCAAGGGCGAGGTGCGCGGTTTGGCGATACGCGGCAACAGCGGCGGCGGGCGGCGGGCCTTGGCCGCCGAATTGGCCGGCCTGCTGGGGTTGAATGCGATCGAGGTGCCTGGCGAACTTTGGCAACAGCAGCCTGCCTTGCCGTTGGCTTGCCAGTTGGCGGGCTGGTTGCCAGTGATCAAGGTTCATGTCGCGGCCGGTGAGAGCTGGCAATTGCCGGCGATACATCCCAATATTCCGCATGTCGTAGTTTTGGGGATGACCGATGCGATCGCGGGTCAGGACATGCTGGAAGTGGAAATGGGAGTGCCGGACGAAGCCGAGCGCCAACAACTCTGGGCGCGCTACCTGGATCAACCGGAATTGGCCCGTCGTGCTGCCAGCGCCTTGCTAAGCGGGCCGGTGATCCAGAAGGTGGCGCGCAATGCGGTGCTACGCGCCGAACAGAGCCGTGCAGCGTTAAACGCCGAACATATCGCTCAAGCCCGCCGCGATTTGGGCGCAGAACGCTTGCGCTTGTTGGCCGAGCCGGTGCGGCGCCGGGTCGAACGCGAGGCCGTGGTGTTTCCACCCTTGGTCGAGCAATATTTGCACGATTTCATCGCTCGCGCCCACAGCCGGGAATCGCTGTGGGAGTCGCTGGGTGTCACCTTGCAAGCGTCCCGCAATGCCGGCCTCAGGGCCTTGTTCGTCGGCGACAGCGGCACCGGCAAGACCTTGGCCGCCAGCTATGTCGCCACCGCGCTCGGCGCACCGTTGTACCGGGTCGATCTGGCGGCAATCATGAACAAATATGTCGGCGAATCGGAAAAAAATCTGGGCACCTTGCTGGATCTGGCCGCCGCCGCCGATGCATTGTTGTTGTTCGACGAAGCCGATTCCTTGTTCGGCCGCCGCACCGACGCCCAGCAAAGCGGTGAGCGTTATGCCAATATGCTGACTAACTTTTTATTGACCCGCATCGAAAATCATCCCGGCATCACGATCCTGACCACCAATAGCCGCGAGCGCATCGACAACGCTTTTACCCGGCGCCTGGATGCGATCGTCGATTTTCCACTGCCGGGCTTTCAGGAGCGCCTGGATTTATGGCGCAGCCATTTGGGACAGCGCAGCCCGGACGAAAGTCTGTGCCGTACGCTGGCCAGCTATTGCGACATCAGTGGCGGGCAAATTCGCAACGTGGTGTTGACTGCCGCCGGCTGTAGCCCTGCCGATCAGCCCATCGGCATCGGTCCGCTGTTGTCGGCTTTGCAACGCGAATATCAGAAACTGGGCCGCAATCCGCCGGCGCAGTTAAAACAGTTAAGGAGTTAG